ACTCACCGAGACTCCGGTCATGGTCTGTATGTAGTCGCAGCGGTCTTGAAGAGTTGCGCAGGGGCGTTCGGCAAGGTCCTCGGCCAAGAGCTTTCTCGCCGTCTGATCGAGCTTGGAGGCGGAGCCGGGACTCTTCTTCGGAGCCAGTGATTCTCCCCGGTTGGCTTTGTCGGCGTAGCGCTTGACCGAAGAGAGACTAACGTCAAAGGTCCGGGCAGCCTGGGCTTTTGACCTCCCGCGCTCCACGGCAGTGGCTATCTTGCTTCGCAGGTCTTCTGAGTAACCGTTCATGCAGCGATGTTCTCACCAGTCCATCTCTACCGCAACATGCTGT
The DNA window shown above is from Rubrobacter aplysinae and carries:
- a CDS encoding helix-turn-helix domain-containing protein, whose translation is MNGYSEDLRSKIATAVERGRSKAQAARTFDVSLSSVKRYADKANRGESLAPKKSPGSASKLDQTARKLLAEDLAERPCATLQDRCDYIQTMTGVSVSRSTMCRAIARIGSKGTTRKKGADSQPNATSSKEQPGG